A stretch of Sphingorhabdus sp. YGSMI21 DNA encodes these proteins:
- a CDS encoding SPOR domain-containing protein → MKILLAVAAAVATVAVPQLPAIAQSSAQSNSDDLQDALRRIAINSNDSSALADAGLAALELGDMRAAIGFLAKADQIYSTSGRVKAGLGRALLAEENPFGAIRYFDQAVANGIAVSEIAADRGLAYDLIGRNRDAQKDYELAMRNGADNQLIARYAVSLGISGDVERADAQLNPLLQKSDRDAWRNRAFIYAMNGKKKDAENIVEQTMERRMAKAIKPFLDRMPKLTAAQKAAAVHFGHFPASENIGVDVAAVQLASSQAAENGSGVDAGLIPVGEALGTDSKRPRVLAMPDKSPRRRPGTTERKPSERELRRAAKKKEAESSARMAATTPLPASTASSPTLTRSQPDPAPLLATSQVKEPDAVVAATMPPERNGTSPGFATTLGVSQPPVLVSQTVERKVEIAGRQPESAAAVAQPVQSPAAEPDRTGGPVNLISFDLAKQSATPTGMAAAEPASRPLADIISGIRIPEREIRSEVVPVDLDEIEPAKPQPKVVAKAVDKTPAKPKEPEHPKRYWVQIATGSNLDALKFDYRRMTKKQPDVFKGQKAWTSPWGRTRRLVVGPFADFKAAKAFEADYRKDGGDGFAWASADGVEVNELGK, encoded by the coding sequence TTGAAAATTCTACTGGCCGTTGCGGCGGCCGTTGCAACTGTTGCCGTGCCACAGTTGCCTGCTATCGCCCAATCCAGCGCCCAGTCCAACAGCGACGACTTGCAGGATGCATTGCGCCGGATTGCGATCAATTCCAATGATTCCTCGGCGCTTGCGGACGCCGGACTCGCGGCTCTGGAACTGGGCGACATGCGCGCTGCAATCGGGTTTCTGGCCAAGGCGGACCAGATTTATTCGACCAGCGGGCGAGTGAAAGCCGGTCTTGGCCGGGCGCTGCTGGCAGAGGAAAATCCGTTTGGCGCGATCCGCTATTTCGACCAAGCCGTGGCCAATGGCATAGCGGTAAGCGAAATCGCGGCGGATCGCGGTCTCGCCTATGACCTGATCGGGCGGAACCGGGACGCGCAGAAAGATTATGAACTGGCGATGCGCAATGGCGCCGACAATCAGCTGATCGCGCGCTATGCAGTGTCCCTGGGCATCAGCGGCGACGTCGAGCGGGCCGATGCCCAGCTCAATCCCCTGTTGCAGAAAAGCGACCGCGATGCCTGGCGTAATCGTGCTTTCATCTACGCGATGAATGGCAAGAAAAAGGATGCGGAAAATATAGTCGAACAGACGATGGAGCGGAGAATGGCAAAGGCCATCAAGCCGTTTCTCGACCGTATGCCCAAGCTGACCGCGGCGCAGAAGGCGGCTGCGGTCCATTTCGGCCATTTTCCCGCCAGCGAGAATATCGGCGTTGATGTCGCGGCGGTGCAGCTGGCGTCCAGTCAGGCGGCCGAAAATGGCAGCGGCGTGGATGCGGGCCTGATCCCCGTCGGTGAAGCTCTGGGCACGGATAGCAAGCGTCCCCGCGTACTGGCCATGCCTGACAAATCGCCCCGTCGTCGTCCCGGTACTACGGAGCGCAAGCCCTCCGAGCGCGAGTTGCGGCGTGCCGCGAAGAAAAAGGAAGCCGAATCGTCGGCCCGGATGGCAGCGACAACGCCATTGCCCGCCAGCACAGCCAGCTCACCTACTCTGACGCGCAGCCAGCCGGATCCCGCGCCGCTGCTGGCAACATCTCAGGTGAAAGAGCCGGATGCGGTCGTCGCCGCCACAATGCCGCCCGAGCGCAACGGCACTTCGCCCGGCTTTGCCACGACGCTGGGCGTCAGTCAGCCGCCGGTGCTGGTGTCGCAGACCGTTGAACGCAAGGTTGAAATTGCCGGGCGTCAGCCGGAATCCGCTGCGGCCGTCGCGCAGCCGGTCCAAAGCCCCGCTGCCGAGCCGGATAGAACCGGTGGGCCGGTGAACCTGATCAGTTTCGACCTTGCGAAACAGTCCGCCACCCCGACCGGGATGGCAGCGGCCGAACCGGCGTCCCGGCCGCTCGCCGATATCATCAGCGGCATCCGCATTCCCGAGCGCGAGATCAGAAGCGAAGTGGTGCCGGTCGATCTGGATGAAATCGAGCCGGCCAAGCCGCAGCCGAAAGTCGTGGCCAAAGCGGTAGACAAGACCCCGGCAAAGCCGAAAGAGCCGGAACATCCGAAACGCTACTGGGTGCAGATCGCCACGGGCTCCAATCTTGACGCCCTGAAATTCGACTATCGCCGCATGACGAAGAAGCAGCCTGATGTGTTCAAGGGGCAAAAGGCATGGACATCGCCCTGGGGACGGACCCGGAGGCTGGTGGTCGGGCCCTTTGCCGATTTCAAGGCGGCCAAGGCCTTTGAAGCGGATTACCGCAAGGATGGCGGTGACGGCTTTGCCTGGGCCAGCGCCGACGGTGTCGAGGTTAACGAGCTCGGCAAATGA
- a CDS encoding deoxyguanosinetriphosphate triphosphohydrolase encodes MTLLKSYASDPAHSRGRLHDEKREVTRGPRDDFQRDRDRIIHSISFRRLRHKTQVFVAPDGDHYRVRLTHSLEVAQIGRTMARALGLNEDLTEALCLAHDIGHPPFGHAGEDALEEALADFGGFDHNAQTIRTLTKLETPYPRWNGLNLTWEMLEGLAKHNGPVAEPTWALAEANAAMDLDLDSWPSLEAQIAAIADDIAYDNHDIDDGMRAGLLTLDQLLELPFIAERWTALRSRFADVSQERLLPELIRDQIGLMANDVLETTQARIAELGIETPEDVRQAGRMIGGFSDAMADKERTLKRFMYENLYHHPKQMAAAEEGKMMVGDLVKAYRAQPELMPHDWASALPEAEPDRIRHIADFLAGMTDRYARNRHQEIFGDLNSRS; translated from the coding sequence ATGACCCTGTTGAAAAGCTATGCCAGCGATCCCGCGCACAGCCGGGGCCGGCTGCACGACGAGAAACGCGAAGTGACACGCGGTCCGCGCGACGATTTCCAGCGCGACCGTGACCGGATCATCCACAGCATTTCCTTCCGCCGCCTGCGCCACAAGACGCAGGTCTTTGTCGCGCCCGATGGCGACCATTATCGCGTCCGCCTTACCCACAGTCTGGAAGTGGCTCAAATCGGCCGCACGATGGCGCGGGCGCTTGGTCTCAACGAGGATCTCACCGAAGCGCTCTGCCTCGCCCATGATATCGGCCATCCGCCCTTCGGCCATGCCGGGGAAGACGCGCTGGAAGAAGCCTTGGCAGACTTCGGCGGTTTCGACCATAATGCCCAGACCATCCGCACACTGACCAAGCTGGAAACGCCTTATCCGCGCTGGAACGGGCTCAACCTGACCTGGGAAATGCTCGAGGGGCTAGCCAAGCACAACGGGCCGGTGGCCGAACCGACCTGGGCGCTGGCCGAGGCCAATGCGGCGATGGATCTCGACCTCGACAGCTGGCCGTCGCTGGAAGCGCAGATTGCCGCGATTGCGGACGATATCGCCTATGACAATCATGATATTGACGACGGGATGCGGGCTGGCCTGCTGACGCTCGACCAGTTGCTCGAATTGCCGTTCATTGCAGAGCGCTGGACCGCGCTTCGCAGCCGCTTTGCCGATGTGTCGCAGGAACGGCTGTTGCCGGAATTGATCCGCGACCAGATCGGGCTGATGGCCAATGATGTATTGGAGACGACGCAGGCCCGCATCGCCGAGCTGGGCATCGAAACACCAGAAGATGTTCGGCAAGCGGGCCGTATGATCGGCGGTTTCTCCGATGCGATGGCGGATAAGGAACGCACGCTAAAGCGTTTCATGTACGAAAATCTCTATCACCACCCCAAGCAGATGGCGGCAGCGGAAGAAGGCAAGATGATGGTTGGCGATCTGGTGAAAGCCTATCGCGCGCAGCCGGAGCTGATGCCACACGACTGGGCCTCGGCGCTGCCCGAAGCGGAACCCGACCGGATCCGCCATATCGCCGATTTCCTCGCCGGGATGACCGACCGCTATGCCCGCAACCGGCACCAGGAGATTTTCGGCGATCTGAACAGTCGGTCGTAA
- a CDS encoding NAD(P)H-binding protein has translation MAEKILIVGATGLIGGLLTRKLVEQGRDKTLHLLLRRPYREDVGKAKIHVQLQENWPATIAKIKPDIVISCLGSTRKKAGSKEEFAAVDRDLVGAVAAAAKATGARQFIAISSTMADSSASSFYLKTKGEAEDLMRAQNFDRLDIIRPGLLRGERANDNRLGERLAIAASPVMDMLLHGKFRRFRSILASDVAEAILVLTGDKAPGAFIHENDDVWALV, from the coding sequence ATGGCCGAAAAAATCCTGATCGTCGGCGCCACCGGCCTGATCGGCGGACTGCTGACCCGCAAGCTGGTCGAACAGGGCAGGGACAAGACTCTCCATCTGCTGCTGCGCAGGCCCTATCGCGAGGATGTCGGCAAGGCGAAAATCCATGTCCAGCTGCAGGAAAACTGGCCCGCTACTATCGCGAAGATCAAGCCCGATATCGTGATATCCTGTTTGGGATCGACGAGGAAAAAGGCCGGGTCGAAAGAAGAATTTGCCGCGGTCGACCGCGATCTGGTGGGTGCTGTGGCAGCAGCGGCCAAGGCAACGGGGGCGCGTCAGTTCATTGCCATATCCTCGACCATGGCGGACAGCAGCGCGTCGAGCTTCTACCTGAAGACCAAGGGCGAGGCAGAAGACCTCATGCGCGCGCAGAATTTCGACCGCCTCGACATCATCCGCCCCGGCTTGCTGCGCGGCGAACGGGCCAATGACAACCGCCTCGGCGAGCGGCTCGCCATAGCCGCCAGTCCGGTAATGGACATGTTATTGCACGGCAAGTTCCGCCGCTTCCGTTCGATCCTCGCCAGCGATGTCGCCGAAGCCATCCTGGTGCTGACGGGAGACAAGGCGCCGGGTGCATTCATTCATGAAAATGATGATGTCTGGGCACTCGTTTGA
- the gcvT gene encoding glycine cleavage system aminomethyltransferase GcvT, with protein MSENSKNLKQLPLGDWHRGLGARMVPFAGYEMPVQYEGVMAEHIWTRTEAGLFDVSHMGQLQLIGEGAADALERITPGNLSALAPGKIRYTLLLAQDGGILDDLMVTNTGHNLYLVVNGATKHDDIAYLREQLPDSLTLNHLEDAALLALQGPKAAEALAKLGIDPFEPDWPVPTDLHFMEAGPFLWNGIPLGISRSGYTGEDGFEISVPAEHAVTLAAALTELEEVRPIGLGARDSLRLEAGLPLYGHDMNADILPVEANLNFALSKARREEGNFAGAERVLAQYPDKAAKKRIGLFVDGRQPVREGATVVDAAGETIGTVTSGGFSPTLQRPIAMAYVPTDMSATGTAITVEQRGKKIACTVADMPFVPHNYHRKPKP; from the coding sequence ATGAGTGAAAATAGCAAAAATCTGAAACAACTGCCGCTCGGCGACTGGCATCGCGGCCTCGGTGCGCGGATGGTGCCGTTCGCGGGCTATGAAATGCCGGTGCAATATGAAGGCGTGATGGCCGAACATATCTGGACCCGGACCGAAGCGGGTCTGTTCGACGTGTCGCACATGGGGCAGCTGCAGCTAATCGGCGAGGGCGCTGCCGACGCGCTCGAGCGGATCACGCCGGGCAATCTCTCGGCACTGGCGCCGGGCAAGATCCGCTACACATTGCTGCTCGCTCAGGATGGCGGGATATTGGATGATCTGATGGTCACCAACACCGGTCACAATCTCTATCTGGTGGTCAATGGCGCGACCAAGCATGATGATATCGCCTATTTGCGCGAACAATTGCCTGACAGCCTGACGCTGAACCATCTCGAAGATGCGGCGCTTCTCGCGCTGCAGGGCCCCAAGGCGGCGGAAGCGCTGGCCAAGCTTGGCATCGATCCGTTCGAGCCGGACTGGCCTGTCCCGACCGATCTTCACTTCATGGAAGCTGGGCCATTTCTCTGGAACGGTATCCCGCTGGGCATCAGCCGCTCGGGCTATACCGGCGAAGACGGCTTTGAAATCAGCGTGCCGGCCGAACATGCGGTGACGCTGGCAGCCGCGCTGACGGAATTGGAAGAGGTTCGCCCGATCGGCCTCGGTGCCCGCGACAGCCTCCGGCTTGAAGCAGGCCTGCCGCTTTACGGCCACGACATGAATGCCGACATATTGCCGGTCGAGGCCAATCTGAATTTTGCCTTGTCCAAGGCGCGTCGCGAGGAAGGCAATTTTGCCGGAGCGGAGCGCGTACTGGCACAATATCCGGACAAGGCGGCAAAGAAACGCATCGGCCTGTTCGTCGATGGCCGGCAGCCGGTTCGCGAAGGCGCAACGGTTGTCGATGCCGCCGGCGAGACCATCGGCACGGTGACCAGCGGCGGCTTCTCGCCCACGCTCCAGCGCCCGATCGCCATGGCCTATGTCCCGACGGACATGTCCGCAACCGGCACCGCCATCACGGTCGAGCAGCGCGGCAAGAAAATTGCCTGCACCGTCGCCGACATGCCCTTTGTGCCGCATAACTATCACCGCAAACCCAAGCCATAG
- the gcvH gene encoding glycine cleavage system protein GcvH: MSRYFTDEHEWVEVEGDTATVGITDYAQEQLGDIVFVEVPEVGTELEQGDDAAVVESVKAASDVYAAVSGEVIEVNDALEDEPGLVNSSAEEDGWFFRLTLSDKSELDDLMDEKAYKAFVDNL; this comes from the coding sequence ATGAGCCGATATTTTACCGATGAACATGAATGGGTCGAGGTCGAAGGCGACACGGCGACCGTCGGTATTACCGACTATGCGCAGGAACAGCTGGGCGACATCGTGTTTGTCGAAGTGCCGGAAGTCGGCACGGAACTGGAGCAGGGCGATGATGCTGCCGTGGTCGAATCGGTCAAGGCGGCGTCCGACGTTTATGCGGCGGTCTCCGGCGAGGTGATCGAAGTGAATGACGCGCTGGAAGACGAGCCGGGACTGGTCAATAGCTCGGCCGAGGAAGACGGCTGGTTTTTCCGGCTGACCCTCTCGGACAAGAGCGAACTCGACGATCTGATGGACGAAAAAGCCTATAAGGCCTTCGTCGACAATCTGTGA
- the gcvPA gene encoding aminomethyl-transferring glycine dehydrogenase subunit GcvPA produces MRYLPLTPDDRQSMLSKIGAQSIDDLFVDVPEEARLDGPIEGLPMHAGEMAVEAHMKALARKNHAAGDMPFFLGAGAYRHHVPASVDHIIQRGEFLTAYTPYQPEIAQGTLQTLFEFQTQVARLFGVDVANASMYDGSTACWEAIVMARRITKRGKAILSSGLHPHYVSVAKTMARFTKDDLSYQAPTLEAATDGQAMLDQIDDQTSCVVVQYPDILGRIGDLSAIAEKAHKHKALLIAVVTEPVALGAIKSPGEMDADIVVGEGQSLGVGLQFGGPYVGLFGCKQKYVRQMPGRLCGETVDAEGKRGFVLTLSTREQHIRREKATSNICTNSGLCALAFSAHMTLLGEKGLRELAMLNHKKAVQAADRLSQIDGVKLLNDSFFNEFTLVLDADSRPLVRKLADQRILAGVSLGRLYPEVTPLAHGLLVAVTETSTEEELEQFATALEGALS; encoded by the coding sequence ATGCGTTATCTCCCGCTGACCCCCGACGACCGGCAATCGATGCTGTCCAAGATTGGCGCACAATCGATTGATGACCTGTTCGTCGATGTACCGGAAGAAGCCCGGCTGGATGGTCCGATCGAGGGCCTGCCGATGCACGCCGGCGAGATGGCGGTGGAAGCGCATATGAAGGCGCTGGCCCGCAAGAACCATGCGGCTGGTGACATGCCCTTCTTCCTCGGGGCGGGAGCCTATCGCCACCATGTCCCGGCCAGCGTCGACCATATCATCCAGCGCGGGGAGTTTCTGACCGCCTACACGCCCTATCAGCCGGAGATCGCGCAGGGCACGCTGCAGACCCTGTTCGAATTCCAGACCCAGGTCGCGCGCCTGTTCGGTGTCGATGTCGCCAATGCGTCAATGTACGATGGCTCGACCGCTTGCTGGGAAGCGATCGTCATGGCCCGCCGGATTACCAAGCGCGGCAAGGCGATTCTGTCTTCCGGTCTGCATCCGCATTATGTTTCGGTTGCCAAGACGATGGCACGCTTTACCAAGGACGATCTGTCCTATCAGGCGCCGACCCTCGAGGCCGCCACCGATGGTCAAGCCATGCTCGATCAGATCGATGACCAGACCAGCTGCGTTGTCGTGCAATATCCCGATATATTGGGCCGCATCGGTGACCTTTCCGCCATCGCGGAAAAAGCGCATAAGCACAAAGCATTGCTAATTGCTGTGGTCACGGAGCCGGTCGCTCTCGGAGCGATCAAGTCACCTGGCGAAATGGATGCCGATATCGTGGTCGGCGAAGGCCAGTCGCTCGGCGTCGGCCTGCAATTCGGCGGTCCTTATGTCGGCCTGTTCGGCTGCAAGCAGAAATATGTCCGGCAGATGCCCGGCCGGCTGTGCGGCGAGACCGTCGATGCCGAAGGCAAGCGCGGCTTCGTATTGACCTTGTCGACCCGCGAGCAGCATATCCGCCGCGAGAAAGCGACGTCCAATATCTGCACCAACAGCGGCCTGTGCGCCTTGGCTTTCTCGGCGCACATGACCTTGCTCGGCGAGAAAGGGCTGCGCGAACTGGCGATGCTCAACCATAAAAAGGCGGTGCAGGCAGCGGACCGGCTGTCGCAGATCGATGGCGTGAAGCTGTTGAATGACAGTTTTTTCAACGAATTCACGCTGGTTCTTGATGCCGATTCTCGGCCGTTGGTGCGTAAGCTTGCCGACCAGAGAATATTGGCCGGCGTGTCTCTCGGACGCCTTTATCCGGAGGTCACACCACTCGCGCACGGATTGCTTGTCGCGGTGACCGAAACATCGACCGAGGAGGAGCTCGAGCAATTCGCGACCGCTCTCGAAGGAGCCCTGTCATGA
- the gcvPB gene encoding aminomethyl-transferring glycine dehydrogenase subunit GcvPB has product MSMLSEGRPTRQEDNLQMTDTGSITTHTGNRALMVDEPLIFEIGSPDRSGVDLPEAPQVESRLGGFEREAPIAIPGLSEGEMVRHYTRLSRQNYAIDVGLFPLGSCTMKHNPRLNEKIARLKGFADIHPLQPVDSVQGALGVINELAVWLIKLTGMHGVAMTPKAGAHGELCGILCIRAALEARGDAREVILVPESAHGTNPATAAFAGYKVEDIPANAAGRVDLEALKARLGPDVAGVMITNPNTCGLFEPDMKAISDAVHAAGGYVYCDGANFNAIVGKVRPGDLGIDAMHINLHKTFSTPHGGGGPGSGPVVLSEALSPYGPLPFTERHSDGHITLVEEETVEDRHPHTFGRMSAFHGQMGMFTRALTYILSHGADGLKQVAEDAVLNANYILRSLEDVLDAPFAHSGPCMHEALFSDKGFTNELTTLDLAKGMIDEGYHPMTMYFPLVVHGAMLVEPTETESKAAIDQFIGAFRSVAERAKAGDESLKSAPYFAPRRRLDETQAARKPILVWTEDEDFAQAAE; this is encoded by the coding sequence ATGAGCATGCTATCCGAAGGCCGTCCGACCAGACAGGAAGACAATCTGCAGATGACCGACACTGGCTCGATCACCACCCACACCGGCAACCGCGCGCTGATGGTTGACGAACCGCTGATTTTCGAAATCGGTTCACCGGATCGCAGTGGCGTTGACTTGCCCGAGGCACCGCAGGTCGAAAGCCGTCTCGGCGGTTTCGAACGCGAAGCGCCGATTGCCATTCCCGGCCTGTCCGAGGGTGAGATGGTGCGTCACTATACCCGCCTCAGCCGTCAGAATTACGCCATTGACGTCGGCCTGTTCCCGCTTGGCAGTTGCACGATGAAACATAATCCGCGGCTGAACGAGAAAATCGCGCGGCTCAAGGGCTTTGCCGATATTCACCCGCTGCAGCCGGTCGACAGCGTGCAGGGCGCGCTCGGCGTGATCAACGAACTGGCTGTCTGGCTGATCAAGCTGACCGGCATGCACGGCGTGGCGATGACCCCCAAGGCCGGCGCCCATGGCGAGCTTTGCGGCATCCTCTGTATCCGCGCCGCCCTGGAAGCGCGCGGCGATGCCCGCGAAGTGATCCTCGTTCCCGAAAGCGCCCATGGCACCAATCCGGCGACCGCCGCTTTTGCCGGCTACAAGGTCGAGGATATTCCCGCCAATGCCGCTGGCCGGGTCGATCTGGAGGCGCTCAAGGCGCGTCTGGGACCTGATGTTGCAGGGGTGATGATCACCAACCCGAACACCTGCGGCCTGTTCGAGCCGGATATGAAGGCGATTTCCGATGCGGTCCATGCCGCTGGCGGTTATGTCTATTGCGACGGCGCGAATTTTAACGCGATCGTCGGCAAGGTCCGTCCGGGCGATCTTGGCATCGACGCGATGCATATCAATCTGCACAAGACCTTCTCCACCCCGCATGGCGGTGGCGGACCGGGCTCCGGGCCTGTCGTATTGTCCGAAGCGCTTTCTCCTTACGGGCCACTGCCCTTTACCGAGCGCCATTCGGACGGGCATATCACCCTGGTCGAGGAAGAGACGGTCGAGGACCGGCATCCGCACACATTCGGCCGGATGAGCGCCTTTCATGGCCAGATGGGCATGTTCACCCGCGCGCTGACCTATATCCTCAGCCACGGCGCAGACGGTCTGAAACAGGTGGCGGAAGACGCTGTGCTCAACGCGAATTATATTCTGCGCAGCCTCGAGGACGTGCTCGACGCACCTTTTGCCCACAGCGGACCGTGCATGCATGAGGCGCTGTTCTCGGACAAGGGCTTCACCAACGAGCTGACGACGCTCGATCTGGCCAAGGGCATGATCGACGAGGGCTATCACCCGATGACCATGTATTTCCCGCTGGTCGTCCACGGCGCGATGCTGGTCGAGCCGACCGAGACCGAGAGCAAGGCGGCGATCGACCAGTTCATTGGTGCCTTCCGTTCGGTGGCCGAGCGGGCGAAAGCGGGTGACGAAAGCCTTAAAAGCGCGCCCTATTTCGCTCCCCGACGCCGGCTGGATGAAACGCAGGCGGCGCGCAAACCGATATTGGTGTGGACGGAAGACGAGGATTTTGCTCAGGCTGCGGAGTGA
- a CDS encoding bile acid:sodium symporter family protein — protein sequence MIHRLTNLFALWTVLGTAWAWFVPDHFLWVVDGRFRPLGQPLVSVMLGLVMLGMGLTLSFDDFKRITRIPRCVTTGVILQFTVMPLAGIFLATIFGLETGLAVGLILVACCPGGTASNVVAYLANANLALSVTMTMASTLIAVIATPLLTGWLAGKYVEIDQWSLFINMVSIVLLPVIAGVLFNRYLPRATEKIAVISPLVSVIVVVLIIGGIIANSKALIEAHFGVLMLAIFLLHVFGFGLGYLITRAMGLGVAERRTISIEVGMQNSGLGSSLASTPSFAAQFASPMQAALAPVPAAISAVYHVVIGSFLAAIWRRQPIDAGGKI from the coding sequence GTGATCCACCGTCTGACCAACCTCTTTGCCCTGTGGACAGTTTTGGGGACAGCCTGGGCATGGTTTGTGCCCGACCATTTCCTCTGGGTCGTCGATGGCCGCTTCCGTCCGCTTGGCCAGCCTTTGGTCAGCGTCATGCTCGGGCTGGTGATGCTCGGCATGGGCCTCACTCTGTCGTTCGACGATTTCAAGCGGATCACCAGAATCCCGCGATGCGTCACCACCGGCGTCATATTGCAATTTACCGTAATGCCGCTGGCCGGGATTTTCCTCGCCACGATATTCGGGCTGGAAACCGGTCTCGCGGTCGGCCTGATCCTCGTCGCCTGCTGCCCTGGCGGGACCGCGTCCAATGTCGTTGCCTATCTGGCCAATGCCAATCTGGCGCTGTCGGTGACGATGACCATGGCCTCGACCCTGATCGCGGTCATTGCCACGCCTTTGCTCACCGGCTGGCTCGCCGGCAAATATGTCGAGATCGACCAGTGGAGCCTGTTTATCAACATGGTCTCGATCGTATTGCTGCCGGTGATCGCGGGCGTGCTGTTCAACCGCTATCTGCCCAGGGCGACGGAGAAGATCGCCGTGATCTCGCCGCTTGTCTCGGTGATTGTCGTCGTGTTGATCATCGGCGGGATTATCGCCAACAGCAAGGCGCTGATCGAGGCGCATTTCGGGGTGCTGATGCTGGCGATATTCCTGCTCCACGTCTTTGGCTTCGGGCTCGGCTATCTGATAACCAGGGCGATGGGGCTCGGCGTGGCAGAACGCCGAACGATCAGCATCGAGGTCGGCATGCAGAATAGCGGTCTCGGCTCCAGCCTAGCCTCCACGCCAAGCTTCGCGGCGCAATTTGCCAGCCCGATGCAGGCGGCGCTCGCGCCGGTCCCGGCCGCGATTTCGGCCGTCTATCATGTCGTGATCGGCAGTTTTCTGGCGGCCATCTGGCGGCGGCAGCCGATTGATGCAGGAGGCAAGATATGA
- a CDS encoding DUF938 domain-containing protein, translating into MTDSKPWTIDEAGAGEQRHAPATLRNRDAIVEVLRDILPGQGTILEIASGTGEHAVYFGRTFPGLTFQPSDPDPACCDSIAAWTKREGVTNILPPLQLDAQAAGWDVQDIAAILCINMVHISPWESSIGLFEKAGKLLAPGAPFYLYGPYLRDDVETAPGNLAFERSLKSRNLRWGLRDVADMDALAARNGFVRESLIEMPANNISLVYRKQG; encoded by the coding sequence ATGACCGATTCCAAACCCTGGACCATCGATGAAGCGGGGGCGGGCGAACAGCGCCACGCCCCGGCGACGCTGCGCAACCGCGATGCGATCGTCGAAGTCTTGCGCGATATCCTGCCCGGTCAGGGCACGATATTGGAAATCGCCAGCGGCACCGGCGAACATGCCGTCTATTTCGGGCGAACCTTTCCCGGCTTGACCTTCCAGCCGAGCGATCCCGATCCGGCCTGTTGCGATTCCATCGCCGCCTGGACGAAGCGGGAAGGCGTGACCAATATCCTGCCGCCGCTCCAGCTCGACGCGCAGGCCGCAGGCTGGGATGTTCAGGACATAGCGGCGATCCTGTGCATCAACATGGTCCATATCAGCCCGTGGGAATCGAGCATCGGCCTGTTTGAAAAGGCCGGCAAGCTGCTCGCTCCTGGCGCGCCTTTCTATCTCTACGGCCCCTATCTCCGCGACGATGTCGAAACCGCACCCGGCAATCTCGCCTTCGAACGCAGCCTCAAGAGCCGCAATCTGCGCTGGGGCCTGCGCGATGTCGCCGACATGGACGCGCTGGCGGCGCGCAACGGCTTCGTTCGTGAGAGCCTGATCGAGATGCCGGCTAATAATATATCTTTGGTGTACAGGAAGCAGGGTTAG